The genomic interval TCTACCGCACTGGATGGAGACGTTACCGACCCGAACTTTGTGGCCAAAGTGCGCGATGTCGTGGGCCTCTACGTCTCACCGCGGGAGTACGCCATCGTTCTGTGTGTGGATGGGAATTCCCAAACTCAGACGCTTGGACCACAGCCAGCCGATGCTGCCGATGCGTGCCGGCCAGGCGGCCCGAAGGAGCCATGACTACAAAAGGCATGGCACCACATCGCTGTTCGCCGCCCTCGATATTGCGGCCGGACTGGTCATTGGCAAGTGCTACGGGCGCCACACACCGCCGAGTTCCGCAAGTTCGTGGACGAGATCGAGGCTGCCGTACCGCGCGAATTCGACGTCCTCTCCTTATGGAGTGCGCTGTAGGAGTTCGACAACTAGCCCTTAATCATCTCTGGCCTAGCGCATGCGCGGGCATGAGGCCGTCCTAGCGCGGGCTGTCGAAAGAATAGGGGCCTTCCGGTCGTCCATCCCGAATGATCATCATAGAGGAACCGCGAAATAACATCAGCACAGAGTCCCGCGGCGGCGTCTCGACAGCGCGTGGTCGCGCTTGCGCCTGCGCAACCAGCCCATTGAGCGTCTCATCCACGAGTGCAATGAAGCGGGGTGGACCGGACGCCAGGACCAGGCCATTTCCGGGCGCCGGTCTCATGATGTAGCGCTCGTCGGAGATGTTGAGCTCATCGATGGCCGCCGTGAACGCGTCGAAGCTGATCGGCCCCAGTAGAAGCAGACGAGTTTGCGCTTCCTTTGCGGCAGACACGTAAAGCACGAGTCCATCGTAGTACCACTGAAGATTGTACAGGCTCGTCAGATGGTCGAGGAATTCGCGCGGTGCCAGATCCGGCATGCGCCCGCGAATCCGACCCTTCACCTCGGCGCTGATGCTGACTCTGATATTGAGGTTGTTGCCGAATTCTTGCAGCGCGGCAGGAAGCTCCTGATCCACAACTAAATAGTGATAAGGCGTCGAGGGCAGCGACAGGGGAGCGCCGAGCGCCACCTGTATTCCGGTCGTAATGACAACCCCGACACACAGAACTGCGTTCAAAACGCACAGGATCATGGATCGCATGAGCATTCACGCTTTCTTTGACTTAGCCAACGGGAGTGAAGTCACGCAAACTTGGAGACCAAACGTGATCTTTAGATGACGCTGGACGGGGTGAACTCGTCAGCTTGTCGTCAGCTCGCCTCCCTAGGACATTGGGCTGTTAATGGGTCTTGAACGGCCGGTCTTATCACGTCTCGAAGAGAGCAAGGTCCCTCCATGATGATGTTAGGCGCTGCGCCCATTTCACCCACTCTTACCGAAGGTCTGTCCAAGACCTGCACGCCAACAGCGGTCTGCGAGCAGGTCCAGTTCCAGCAGAGCCTTTTGCAGGCGGCTTCGTTTCAAGACGTTACGCCTCCAGTGACAGAGGTAGCGCCTGTTCCCCCGACATCCGAAGTTTGGCGAACAACAACACAGGCCAGTTCCCTGGGCGAGCGCATCCTCCAGAATCTTTCCTCGCTGTATCGGGTCAATGCAGTTCCTCACGTCGCGGCCGGCGGTGGGGCCGCTCTTCCGAAGGCTGTAGAGCCTGGGCCGGCGTCGCAGCCCCTTTTGCGGCAACCGGGCGCGGCGGAAACACGTCTGTCGAGCGCCCCTCACAGCGTAGATAACTTCGAGGCAATGATGACGAATCTGAAGGATGTTTCTGACAGCGTCATCCAGGTTACGCTGATTTCGAACGGCATTGGCAGTATCAGTTCATCACTGAACAAACTGATATCGGCGGGCTGAGCGGGGCGAATGACTGGTTCAATCCGTCGCGAAAGCGGTCATGGTCGCCCATTCAACAAGTGGTTTCGCGGCCTGGCTCTGCTGCCGCTCCTTCTCCCCCTTATTGGTTGCAAAGCTGATCTCTACACCAAAGTACAGGAGCGTGAGGCGAATGAGATGCTTGCGGTGCTCCTTAAGAATGGGGTCGATTCGGTCCGTGTTGCGGCCAAGGACGGGACCAGCACGATCCAGGTCGAACAGAGCCAGATTGCCCTTTCGATCGACCTGCTGAATGCCGAAGGCCTACCGCGCCACTCTTTCAAGAGTCTCGGCGAAGTGTTCAATGCCGCGGGCCTGATTGCTTCGCCGACCGAGGAGCGCGCCCGTTACGTTTATGCCCTGAGCGAGGAGTTGTCGCGCACGATCAGCGATATCGACGGTGTTCTGTCAGCGCGCGTCCATGTTGTTCTGCCCAAGAACGACCTGTTGCGACGGGACGCCACGCCATCTTCGGCGTCGGTTTTCATCCGGCATGACTCCAAGGCCGATCTCTCAATCTTGCTGCCGCAGATTAAGATGCTCGTTGCCAACAGCATCGAGGGCTTATCCTACGACAAGGTGGCCGTGGTGTTTGTGTCGGTCGAGCGGCCTGCGCTCGAACAGCGGCCTGCGCCGGTGGCTGCATTCGCTCAAGCGCCTGGATTGATTTCAATGCCATTGCTTGCAGTTGGAGCGGGTCTCGGCGGGTCGGTATTCGGCGTGCTGTCTTACGTTTTGCTGAGCGCTCGTGTACGCCAGCGCAGGCAATCATCTTCCAAAGTAGCCGCCGTTGGCGGACGTTCGGCGGCCTCCGCTATAGAGGTCGTGCGCAAAGCGATTAACCCTAATGCGGGCTAGGGTAGCGTTCGCCATGGAGCCATCGAAGTCGTCCGCCGAGCGGCGTCGTTCATCACCATCGGTAAGTGTTGGCGAGCTCGCTGCCTCGATTCATCCGACCCGCCTTGCCGCACGACTTGATGCGAACCTATCGGCTGCGACGTTGGTACAGCTGCAGAAGAGCCCTAGGTTGCAGACAAGGATGGCAGGGTTGCTGCTTGACGATGAAGTGGACCTGAACGGACCCGTCTCGGGCCCGGACCTTCTGCGCGGACATGATCCGAAGCGGGCCGCTCTGCTCGCCGGCAGTATTTGGCATGCCCGTTCGCTGATAAAGCTGATCTCAAAGCAGGATGTCGCCGTGCTGATCGGGCGCGTCGGTGCGGAAGTGCAGGCTTTCGGTATCCGACATGCCGCGCATGCGGTTTCAACCAGCGTCATTGCCGATCCACAACAACTCGCGCAAGAGATTGATGACGATGGGCATGCCTGTCTCGGCGCCTGGCTCGACGAAGTGTCAGCGCCTGACCGCAGCCGCGTGCTTCTACGCTTAGCAGTCGGAACTACCGCCGACCATCCAGCAAACGAACATCGCGAAGCCGCAGGCCGATTGTTTTCCTTGGTTTTGGCCCATTTGGCGACGGAAGGCCAGGTGTTATGACAGCCGACGATTCCGCGCCGCCCTTAGCTCCGCACATGCGGCCGCTTGGCCCGCTCATAGAAGCGAGGGATCTCGAAATCTGGCAGAAGGCCGTGGATGCGCGAGCCGCAGCAGAGCGGCATCTGCAGCGCGTTCGCGGCTGGGCGCGCAGAGCTTATCAGCTGGAGCGAGCGCGCGGCCGTGCCGAGGGGGTGACGGCCGGCGCCGAGGAAATGGCGCAACTGGTCGCGCAGGCGACCTCGGAAGTGGCACGGAGAAACGCTGCTCTAGAGGAGGAGTTGCCGCAGCTCGTGATGGAGATCGTAACTGATCTGCTGGGCGCCTTCGATCCCGGCGAGATGTTGGTGAGAACGGTTCGTCACGCGATCCTGCGAAAATATGGCGGAGCCGAACTTTCTCTTCATGTGTCGCCCCTAAATGCCGATGCACTTGCGCGCGAATTCGCCGCGTGCGACGGACGGGAGGGCCGGCCGACCGTTCGAATTGTTCCGGATCCGGCGCTGCCCTCGCATGAATGCGTGCTGCGGAGCGAGTTCGGCAATGTCGATCTCGGACTTGCCGCACAGCTCCGCGCGCTGCGTCGTGGGCTTGGCTTACCTCCTGAGGCAGGCGAACTGTGACAGCGCGGGGAGCAAACCATGACAATCCCGATGGCGAGGGAAGCATGCACGCGGCGCTATCGCGTCTGCGATCGACAGCAAGACATGTCGACACGCGTGCCGTACGCGGACGGATCACGCGCGCGATCGGCACGCTCCTCCATGCAGTCTTGCCGGATGCGCGTGTTGGAGAGCTTTGTGTCGTGCAGGATCCGCGCACCGGATTCTCGCTTGAGGCCGAGGTGATTGGTCTATTGCCGGATGGCGTGTTGCTGACGCCGATTGGGGACTTGCTGGGCGTGTCCAGCCGCGCAGAAGTCGTCGCGACCGGACGAATGCATGAAGTGCCGGTCGGGCCCGATCTGCTTGGCCGGGTGATCGACAGCTTTGGCCGTCCTCTCGATGGCAAGGGCGCAGTCAAGGCCACAGAAACTCGTCCGCTGCGCGGCCAAGCTCCAAACCCAATGACGAGGCGCATCATTGAGCGGCCATTGCCACTCGGCGTCCGTGTCTTGGACGGTCTTCTGACATGCGGCGAGGGCCAGCGCATCGGCATATATGGGGAGCCTGGTTGCGGCAAGTCGACCTTATTGGCACAGATCGTAAAGGGCGCGATCGCCGACGTGACCGTGGTTGCGCTGATAGGCGAGCGTGGGCGAGAGGTGCGTGAATTCATCGAGCGGCATCTAGGGGAGGCAGCCCTTCGCCGCACGGTCGTCGTCGTTGAGACCTCCGATCGCTCGGCGATGGAGCGGGCGCAATGTGCCTATATGGCAACCGCGCTCGCCGAGTATTTTCGCGAACAAGGCCTGCGCGTCGTTCTGATGATGGATTCATTGACGCGTTTTAGCCGCGCGATGCGCGAAATCGGGCTTGCTGCAGGTGAGCCACCAACCCGGCGGGGCTTTCCTCCCTCTGTCTTTGCCATGCTGCCGGGTTTGCTGGAGCGTGCGGGCATGGATGAACGCGGCTCAATTACAGCCTTCTATACCGTGCTTGTAGAAGGTGAGGGTACGGGCGATCCAATCGCTGAGGAAACGCGCGGCATTCTCGATGGTCATATCGTTCTGTCACGCTCTATCGCGGCGCGCGCGCAATTCCCCGCTATCGATGTGCTGTCGAGCCGCAGCCGCGTCATGGATGCCGTGGTATCTGCGCCGCATCGCAATGCAGCATCCTTCTTCCGCGATCTGCTCTCACGCCACGCAGAGTCCGAATTTTTGGTCAAGGTCGGCGAATACCAGCAAGGCAGCGATCCGCTGACGGACCGGGCTATCGCCTCTATCGATGACCTGCGCAAGTTCTTGCGCCAGGGCGAAAACGATGCCTCCAGTTTTGAAGAAACCGTCACATGGATGTGCCGTCTGACCGCATGAGTTGCATTCACGCTTCGAGATTGCGGCACGTAAAGGAAATACGTGAGCGCAGTGCTCGGACTGAGTTGTCCAATATGGAGGCTAAATGCCGCATCAAGGCCTTGGCCGCGGAGCGCGCAGGGCGAGAACTTGCAATTGCAGAAGAACGTCGCGCACAGGCGGAAGTGGAGGTTTACGAGCAGCTGACATCGCTCGATACCGTTTCTGTTGTTGAACTCGATCGTCGCGAACTCATCCTTGAGAGGCTCTCAACTGAGGTCACGTCGAAACGCCAGGCGCTTGAGGACGCGCGTAGCGCTCAAAAGCAGGCCGAGACAGCGGCATCCGAAGGGCGGGCGCACTGGGCCAAATGTTCCGCGGCGACTGACAAATGGCGACAAATCGAGACCGACGTCCGGCGGGCGGTCGATACCCATGCGGAGGTTACAGCCGAGATAGAGGCCGATGATGAGGTCTCGCTTCGCTATGGGCGGGCTTTGCCCCACAAAGTGGCAGACGGTTCAATCTGATGAGCGCTAGTTCTCTTGCATCGCAAACGTGCCGTCTTGTAGACGTGCCTCCTGCAGATCCTGCGGACGAATACACGACCTACGAGCCATCACTCATTCTGACCCATACATTTGTCTCGTGGCTCAATAGCATCGCCGGACCCAGCACGCCTTTGCAGACGAGCCTTGGCGGTAAGCCGCTATCGGTGCGATTGGAACGACTTGTCTGGCAGGTGGAACCTTCCGCTATATCGATGCTCGACTGCGTTTGGGGCGTCGGAGATGAAGCGATCGTTTTGTCGATACCCCATGCACTTGCCGAGGCGCTACTCTCGGCAGTACAGAGCGGCCTAGCGTTGCCTTCCGAACCAAGTCGTTCGCTCGTTCTCGAACTTGCACTCGAACCGCTGCTGGCTCCTCTGGAGAATCAGATTCAGCAGGGGCTGCAACTGCTCCGTGTTCGAAAGGCCGAAACCACAGGGCCTTATATTGAATTTGGCATTATCTACGGTCCGGTCAGCAGCAAAGGTCGCCTGTTTCTTTTCTCGCCTCTTGATGGAGCGATACCGCCGGCGTTCCAGGCTTTAGGCGAGCTCTTCGGCCAATTGCCGCGAGAAACGCGCAAGCTTTCCAAAAAGCTTCCCATCATAGTTGCAGGAGAAATGGGGGCGCTCCGCGCTACGGCCTCGCTTCTTCGCAAAACGAATGCAGGCGACGCACTATTGCCAGACGTAATGCCATTTGCCCGTGGTGAGATCACCCTCACTGCGGGCCGGCTATGGACCATGGCAGATGTCGCCGGCAACCGCCTGATCCTGCGGGGACCATTTCGGTCGGTACCGCGACCTCTGGAGAACGCACTTATGACAACACCACCCGAACCGCAGCATCCGCCCTCGGAAGCCGACCTCGACGACATCGAGGTCAACCTCGTCTTCGAATGCGGCCGCTGGCCGATCACGCTGGGAGCATTGAGGAGCGTCGGGGAAGGACATGTGTTCGAACTTGGCCGGCCGGTCGACGGCCCGGTTGAGATCCTTGCAAACGGCCGACGTATCGGCACGGGTGACATAGTACGTATCGGGGACGAACTCGGCATCAGGCTCCGTGGCAGGTTAGCGGGCCATGACTGACGTTCAACCAGCAATCCTGGCGCTTCTTGCCGTCACGGCCGGGCTCGGCTTGTTGCTCTTCGCGGTCGTCACGACCACGGCGTTCATAAAGGTGTCTGTCGTTCTTTTCCTCGTTCGCAATGCTCTTGGGACCCAGTCGATACCACCGAACATCGTTTTGTACGGCGCGGCATTGATCCTCACCGCCTTCACCAGCGCCCCCGTCTTTGAGCAGAGCTATAATCGAATCGCCGATCTGCAGCTCCGCTATCAGACGCTCGAGGATTGGTTAAGTGCTGCGAAAGAGGGACAGGAGCCGCTGCGAGGCTATCTCAAGAAGTTCACCAATGAAGATCAGCGAGGCTTCTTCCTGTCTTCGACCGAACGTGTCTGGCCAGAGGAGATGCGCGGCAAAGCCACAGCTGATGATTTTGTCATTCTCGTCCCGTCTTTTCTCATCTCAGAACTCAAGCGCGCCTTCGAAATTGGGTTTTTGCTCTATCTGCCTTTTATCACGATCGATCTGATCGTAACGACAATCCTGATGGCCATGGGCATGTCAATGGTATCTCCGACAGTGATTTCTGTCCCATTCAAGCTCTTTCTATTCGTGGCGATCGATGGCTGGTCGCGTCTCATGCACGGGCTGGTGCTGAGCTACACAACACCGGGAGGTTGAGCATGGACGACACAACTATTCTCGCCCACATGAGCCGATCGCTCGTGCTTTTCATGATCTGGGTTCTGCCTCCACTCATTGCAGCGGCGGTTGCCGAAACCATCATCGGCATCCTCCAGGCGGCAACGCAGCTCCAGGACCAGACGTTGCCTCTGACTGTGAAGCTTCTCGTCGTCGTTGCGGTTATCGCTCTGTTTTCTCCGGTGCTGAGCGCCCCGCTTATCGAACAAGCCAAGCAGATCTTCACTGAGTTTCCCGGACTCACGGCGAGTTACTAGCAGTCGTCGCGATGTCTGACTTGTCAAGCGCCGAGACGCAAAGCCTGATCCAGGCGGCCATCGAACTCGTCGTTGCTGCCGGCCTTGGTGCAGCCCGTCCCGCGGGCATCATGCTGGTCCTTCCTGTATTTACGCGTTCGCAGATTGGCGGACTGATCCGCGGCTGCGTGGCCGTTGCGATCGAACTACCGTACTTGGCGCAAATCGGCGATGGCTTGAAAACGCTAGATCCGGACACACGTCTGGTCTGGATCACGCTACTGGGTTTGAAGGAGGCGTGTGTCGGCCTGGTGATCGGTGCCCTGCTCAGCATCCCGCTATGGAGCCTCCAGGCTGTCGGGGAAATCATCGACACCCAACGAGGCATCACCAGCGTGGTCGCGCCCGCCGATCCGGCGACACGCAGTCAGGCTTCGGCGACCGGACTGTTTCTCGGTATCACGGCGATCACCATCTTCGTCGTATCGGGCGGCCTGCAGACCATGATCAGCGTACTTTATGGCAGCTATCTGATCTTGCCAGTGTACCAGTTCCGGCCCACGGTGAGCGTGCAAGGAACCATTGAATTGTTCGGCGTGATCGACGGCATCATACGTACCACAATTTTGGTCTCTGGGCCTGTGGTGGCTTTCCTGTTGCTTGTCGATATATCAGCGATGTTACTCCAACGCTTTGCGCCGCAATTCAACCCGAAGGACCTGTCTTTGACGATCAAGAATATCGGCTTTGCGATCGTCATGGTCACCTACACCGTTTATCTCATCGAATACATGCAATCGGAGATCAACCAGTCGAGCCGCGAGTTGGAGAGGATCGAAAGGCAACTTAAATGAGCGATACGAGCGAAGAGAAAACGCTCCCCCCCTCCGACAAGAAGCTAAAGGATGCGCGCAAGAGAGGACAGGTTGCGCACAGCACCGATTTAGTGAGAGCCGTCAGCGTTTGCGGAGGTCTCGGCTATCTCTGGTTGGAAGCCAGTTCCATCCAGGACAAGTGCCATCAAGCGCTCATGCTAACTGATAAGCTGCTGGATAAGCCGTTCGATGTTGCGGTCCAGCTGGCAATGGGCGTCTTGCCCGAACTCGCTCTGGGAATCGTTGGCCCGTTCCTCGCCACTATTGTCGTCGGGGCAATTCTGACGACAGTCTTGGCCAATGGTGGAATGATCTTCTCCTTCGAGCCGGTAAAGCTGAAATTCGAGAACGTTGATCCCATTCAAGGATTGAAGCGCATCGCTTCCATGCGTTCCCTCGTCGAGCTTGGGAAGACCCTGCTCAAGGCCCTCGGCCTCGGTGCGATCTTCTTCGTCGTTGTTGTCGGCGCGTGGAAGACACTGGTCTATCTGCCGGCTTGCGGCATGGGCTGCTTCGGCTTCGTCTTCATGGAAGTCAAACTGTTGATCGGGATCGCCTGCGGTGCCTTTCTCATCGGTGGATTGATCGATCTTCTCATCCAACGCTGGTTGTTTTTGCGCAACATGCGCATGACCGAGAGCGAGGCAAAGCGGGAGTCCAAGGAACAGCAAGGTAACCCGGAAGTGAAACGGGAACACCGTCGTCTCCGGAGGGAGCAGGCGCGCGAGGCTCCGCTCGGGGTGAATCGGGCAACCTTGATCTTGACCGGGCAGGAGATGCTGGTCGGGGTACGCTACGTTCGCGGCGAAACCGGCGTGCCTGTCGTGGTTTGCCGCGGCGAGGGAGAAACCGCTTCAAGGCTCTTTGATGAGGCGCGGGCCCTTCATCTCACTATTGCTAATGACCACGCCGTGGTCCGTGAGCTGATCCGCAGCGCCAAGCTTGGTAACCCCATTCCAACCCAGTATTTCGAGTCTGTCGCAAGAGCTCTCCTTGCCGCCGGTCAAGTCTAGATCATATTGTGAATGAGATCGCATTGCAGAAGGACGTCGTCGCTATTGTGACGGCTGTCCGGCCGTAGTACCGGCTGACGAAAGATCTGATGGCGACTTGTTGTTAGCTGCCTGTCCCAAGTTGCTGTTATTGCCCGTCGCGAAGCTCTTGTATGTGGCAACGGGGATCGCCGCACGATTGCCGTCGCTCGGCATGACGGCCGCATTGTCAATCAAGTCACCGGGATCGTTGACCATGATAGCAAGGTTGTTGCGGATCGAGCAGCCAAGTGTCGGGTCGAAAGAATTGTCGTTCACGGAAGGACCGACGATCGACATCGACGGACAGACGGGAGGGTGCGCCTCATACGTAATCGCCTCGATTCGCGCGGCAAGGCGATCGCGCTGGGTGATGAGTGGGCCGTACAGGCGGATATTGTAAGCGGCAACGCCCATTGCGCGGGCTTCACTGGCTATCTGAGCTCCGAGCTGAGGCGGGCCGGCGATATTGAGATGGAGCGCGTCACGCCGACCGCGACTGGTACTTGCTATGAACTCCCGCAGGCGCTGCCGTCCGGCCCCTCGAAGGCTCTGTAACAGCAAAACGTTCTTCTCCTCTCGAACCAGGGTCGCTTGCGCAGCCGGCTCGACATAGGTCGGTGCACTGCTTGTGCAGCCGGCTAGACCCGCCGCCAGAGCGATCAGGGGGCATACGATGCGAAAGGTCATTGGCTGATCCTCATTCGGTGTTGTCGCCGGCGCCCCTAGTCGCGCTCGGTACGCTGGTGGCGGGAGCACCGCGACCGGGCGGCCGAGTTGCCAAATGGTTCGTCAGACTTCGCGCTAGATCTGAGGGCGGTGCGATGCGGTCGGTGGGGGCACTCATCGGCTTCGTGTTCGATCTTGGCCGCACAACGTAAGGCGTCACGATAATCACGAGCTCCGTCTCCTCCCGCTGAAACTGGGACGAGCGAAACAGCACACCAAGAATCGGTATGTCGCCGAGCCAAGGAAAAGTCGTGATATCAGTGTTGAAGTTGCGCCGGATTAGCCCTCCGATTGCAAAGCTTTGGCCGCTTGCGAGTTCGACGACCGTATTGGCACGTCGGGTGGAGAGAGCCGGCACGGAGATGCCGTTGACGGTGACAGCGCCTTGTGACGATAGTTCACTGACTTCAGGCTTCACGCGGATATTGATCTGATTATTGCTAAGAACGGTCGGTACGAACTCCAGGCTGACGCCGAAGTGGCGGAACTCGACGGAGACCTGCCGATTGTCCTGCAAGACCGGAATAGGAAATTCGCCGCCGGCCAGGAAGCTTGCGGGTTCACCGGACATTGCCGTGAGGTTCGGTTCAGCAAGGACGGAAGCAAGGTGTTCGCTTGCCAGTGCATCGAGTACAGCGCTGACGTTGACACCGCCGGCGTTCAATCCAATCCTTGCCGTACCGCCGCCCTGCGCCGCGCCGTTACCCCCACCGCTACCACTGACCAAGCCGAGGGTGAAAGGACCAGCTTGACCGAAAGCGGAGAGGTTGACTCCGAGCTCCTTCATGGCGCTCCGGGAGACCTCCGCCACGCGCACGCTCAAATTGACCTGCAAGGATCCAGCCACCTGGATCTTATTAAGGACGAGTGCACCCGAACCGAGAAACTGCTCAGTGACTTTCACCGCGCTGTCGACGATCTCAGCATTGGGCGCCGTACCGCTAAGGATGGCGCCGCGTGGGGTATAGCTGACTTGGATCGGATAGTCGCCGACCTGGGCTTTCAGCGTGGCACGCAGATCCTCGATCGGCTGCGAGACGACAACGCGTAGCTCAGCAAGAGCCTCCCCGTTCTCGTTCAGTGCGAACAGGCTGGTTCGTCCCGATTTCTTGCCAAAGACGAAGATGGTCTTGTTCGACGGCGCCTGATAATCCGCTATCGTAGGATCTGCGACAAAGATACTCGCGGCCGGCGCGGGCAGATGAATTGTCTTACCGAGCGAAGAAGAAAGGTTCAGCGTCCCGCTGATGCTATCAGGGACTGCACGCGGCGCCCCACCTCCATCATCGCGCTTGATCTGAGCTACGGCAGTAAGTGGGGATAGCAGTACGACCGCGCACAAAAGATGCGATAGATAAGGCAGAAAGTTCGACGAGAAGGCGTTGGCAACGATCGGTCCACCATTGGCGCCAGCATGCTTATCAATAATGACGTTCAAGATGGTCTTTTCTTTCAAGTTCGATTGACTACGCGGCCGACGCCGCGGATTTCAATTCAAGAATGTAGCCGATCCCGCGCGCGGTCTTGATCCGTAGCGTTGCACCGGACTGACTCAAATGACCGCGTAAACGATAGATCCCGACCTCAAGCGCGTTGGTCGAGACCTCGTTGTCAAATGCGTAGAGGCCATCTTCCAATGCCGCGCGCGCCACGGTGCGCCCTGCGCGGCTGAGCAAATGTTCAAGAATGCACACTTCGCGGCGCGCAATCTTCAGCGGCCGACCATTGACGGATGCTTGCCGACCGATGGGATCGAATCTTAAGTTTCCAAAAGTAACCACGGGCGACGTCATTTGCGTTGCTCGGCGCAGAGCGGCGCGCATCCGGGCAATGAGTTCATCAGGAGACACGGGTTTGGGCAGGAAGTCGTCCGCACCGCCATTGAAAATCGCGATCCGCCTACCGAGCTCGTTAAAGCTGCTCATCATCACCGCGGGCATCGAATACCCGTCGCGCCTCAACTGCTTCAGCCATTCCAAACCGTCTCCATCCGGTAGAATCAACTCGAGGAGGAGAATGTCATAGCGGGCACAACCAAAGGCGGCGGCTGCCTCGTC from Bradyrhizobium arachidis carries:
- a CDS encoding type II and III secretion system protein family protein, with product MNVIIDKHAGANGGPIVANAFSSNFLPYLSHLLCAVVLLSPLTAVAQIKRDDGGGAPRAVPDSISGTLNLSSSLGKTIHLPAPAASIFVADPTIADYQAPSNKTIFVFGKKSGRTSLFALNENGEALAELRVVVSQPIEDLRATLKAQVGDYPIQVSYTPRGAILSGTAPNAEIVDSAVKVTEQFLGSGALVLNKIQVAGSLQVNLSVRVAEVSRSAMKELGVNLSAFGQAGPFTLGLVSGSGGGNGAAQGGGTARIGLNAGGVNVSAVLDALASEHLASVLAEPNLTAMSGEPASFLAGGEFPIPVLQDNRQVSVEFRHFGVSLEFVPTVLSNNQINIRVKPEVSELSSQGAVTVNGISVPALSTRRANTVVELASGQSFAIGGLIRRNFNTDITTFPWLGDIPILGVLFRSSQFQREETELVIIVTPYVVRPRSNTKPMSAPTDRIAPPSDLARSLTNHLATRPPGRGAPATSVPSATRGAGDNTE
- a CDS encoding CpaD family pilus assembly lipoprotein, producing the protein MTFRIVCPLIALAAGLAGCTSSAPTYVEPAAQATLVREEKNVLLLQSLRGAGRQRLREFIASTSRGRRDALHLNIAGPPQLGAQIASEARAMGVAAYNIRLYGPLITQRDRLAARIEAITYEAHPPVCPSMSIVGPSVNDNSFDPTLGCSIRNNLAIMVNDPGDLIDNAAVMPSDGNRAAIPVATYKSFATGNNSNLGQAANNKSPSDLSSAGTTAGQPSQ
- a CDS encoding EscU/YscU/HrcU family type III secretion system export apparatus switch protein encodes the protein MSDTSEEKTLPPSDKKLKDARKRGQVAHSTDLVRAVSVCGGLGYLWLEASSIQDKCHQALMLTDKLLDKPFDVAVQLAMGVLPELALGIVGPFLATIVVGAILTTVLANGGMIFSFEPVKLKFENVDPIQGLKRIASMRSLVELGKTLLKALGLGAIFFVVVVGAWKTLVYLPACGMGCFGFVFMEVKLLIGIACGAFLIGGLIDLLIQRWLFLRNMRMTESEAKRESKEQQGNPEVKREHRRLRREQAREAPLGVNRATLILTGQEMLVGVRYVRGETGVPVVVCRGEGETASRLFDEARALHLTIANDHAVVRELIRSAKLGNPIPTQYFESVARALLAAGQV
- a CDS encoding response regulator transcription factor; the encoded protein is MRTLLVDHETEPARVVHQALSDCGFAVDMACTLDEAAAAFGCARYDILLLELILPDGDGLEWLKQLRRDGYSMPAVMMSSFNELGRRIAIFNGGADDFLPKPVSPDELIARMRAALRRATQMTSPVVTFGNLRFDPIGRQASVNGRPLKIARREVCILEHLLSRAGRTVARAALEDGLYAFDNEVSTNALEVGIYRLRGHLSQSGATLRIKTARGIGYILELKSAASAA